ATCTCATAGCACTGCTCAAATGGAACAAGGCTATGAATCTCGTTGCCCACAATGACTGGCGCCGCGTTATGTCTGACCTGATTACAGACAGCTGGCATCTTGCAGACTACCTTGAGAGCCTGCCTCTGCCCGAAGCTCCAAACTGCTTTGACCTTGGTGCAGGAGCAGGACTGCCCGGTATCCCGCTTCGCGTTTTTTGGAACGCTGGGGAGTACCGCATGGTCGAAATCCGCAAGAAGCGCGTTGCATTTATGCGCTATGCGCTGTCCCGCCTGAAGCTTGCGCAGACGGATGTGCTTGGGTGCCGAGTCGAAGACGTTCCGCAGGAGCTGTTCCCAGCGGATTTGATATTGAGCCGCGCGTTTCGGCCGTGGCCAGAAGTGCTCGCCTTTGCTGCGCCACATCTGACGCAGAATGGTGTGTGCATCATTCTGGCAAACGAGAAAGCCCCCACATCCATGACTGAAGCGCCGGGCTGGAAACTTCTCAGCTCGACCTCATATTCCGTGGGGGATAAAACGCGCTATTTCTGGGGCTTTACTCCAGAAAGCATCTCCAGATAACCGTCCTTGAAAATAAGCTTGGTGGCCTGCTCGTCGGCCAGTTCGGCGACGTCCATCAGCTTTTCAAGAAATTCGAGAATGGCGAACTTTTTGTCCTCATCCCCGTTTTCAAAATCAAATTTCAAATCGCCAGAGGTGAAATACGCCTCAAGCTTTTCAAGATATTCCATGTCCAGAAGGGCCA
This genomic stretch from Desulfobaculum bizertense DSM 18034 harbors:
- a CDS encoding 16S rRNA (guanine(527)-N(7))-methyltransferase RsmG; protein product: MGKPTPENVANVARRLGRTLAQDEARLLSEYLIALLKWNKAMNLVAHNDWRRVMSDLITDSWHLADYLESLPLPEAPNCFDLGAGAGLPGIPLRVFWNAGEYRMVEIRKKRVAFMRYALSRLKLAQTDVLGCRVEDVPQELFPADLILSRAFRPWPEVLAFAAPHLTQNGVCIILANEKAPTSMTEAPGWKLLSSTSYSVGDKTRYFWGFTPESISR